The Blautia luti nucleotide sequence TCTGCCAGTGTGTTATTCCGGCAGATTTTTTTGCAGGATTTTATCTGTTTCCTGCACAACTGATAATGTCTGCTTCGGCAGACCAAATCTTCATTTCAAGGAGGTTCATTATGAACACAGACAGATCAAAAACACTCAGAATGGTCATGCTCGCCATGATGGTTGCCATCGGCGTTGTCATCTCACCCATTCTGAGAATCGAGGGTATGTGCCCTACTGCACACCTGATAAACATCGTCTGTTCCGTACTTCTGGGACCGTGGTATTCATTGCTTTGTGCCACTCTCATCGGAATCATCCGAATGATGTTTATGGGTATCCCGCCACTTGCACTGACAGGTGCCGTATTCGGCGCATTTTTATCAGGCGTTTTCTACCGCGCTTCTCATGGAAAGATTATCTGCGCAGTGATCGGTGAAATCTTCGGAACCGGTATCATCGGCTCTCTGGTTTCCTATCCTGTAATGGCATTTCTTATGGGCAGAAGCGGACTGAACGCATTTTTCTATACACCAATGTTTCTGGCAGCAACCTGCATGGGAGGCACTATTGCCTATTTCTTCCTGAAAGCATTAAGTCACGCAGGAATGCTTGCCAAATTCCAGCAAAGTCTCGGAGCAAGAGTATATGATCGAAAAGCAAACAAAACTCAGGCCGCTGACCAGGTCAGCCCAGCCACTGATACACTGCATCACTAATCCAATTTCTATCCATGACTGTGCCAACATCATTCTGGCTACAGGGGGACGCCCCATTATGGCGGAACACCCTGCAGAAGTGGCAGAGATTACAAGCCGCGCCCAGGCATTGGCACTGAACCTTGGAAATATTACAGACGCACGCATGGAGTCCATGCCGAAAGCCCTGGAAACCGCAGCCAGGCTTCACCTCCCGGTTATGCTTGACCTGGTAGGGACTGCTTGCAGTTCCCTGCGCTATGAATTTGCACAGAAACTTATGACCATCCACATGCCACAACTCCT carries:
- the thiW gene encoding energy coupling factor transporter S component ThiW: MNTDRSKTLRMVMLAMMVAIGVVISPILRIEGMCPTAHLINIVCSVLLGPWYSLLCATLIGIIRMMFMGIPPLALTGAVFGAFLSGVFYRASHGKIICAVIGEIFGTGIIGSLVSYPVMAFLMGRSGLNAFFYTPMFLAATCMGGTIAYFFLKALSHAGMLAKFQQSLGARVYDRKANKTQAADQVSPATDTLHH